From the genome of Primulina huaijiensis isolate GDHJ02 chromosome 11, ASM1229523v2, whole genome shotgun sequence:
TCAAAAGAACTGTCTCCAATCAATCCATCATCTCCCGATCATGACTTTACTGATGAAACAACATTAGATCACATAAGCCCCAGCCATTAGATCACATCAGCCCCAGCCTGACTGCTATTTCCTCTTGTATTACTGCTTTGAAACGCTGCAATCTCAACATAGAAGAAGTTGTAGAGTTTTTTAAAGATAAGATGCTTAAAGATGTGTCGAATCTCTCCAAAAGTTTAATTGATATATCCAGCTAATTGGATCATATAAAAAAGGCACAAACAGCAACTGCTACTCATCTTGGTGGGAAAGTTCAAACCAAAAACTTTCAGATTTGCACCAAGATAGAGGAAGTTCGGGCTAATTTCAATTCTAAGCTTGACATAGTTAGTTCTCaactaaatttttttctctctcaTCTCATGACTCCGATGGTTGTCAAAAAGAGGGAAGAGAAAGAGAAGAAATCCGATAAAGAGTCAACTAGCTCTAACACTTCTCGTTAGTCAGTTTTCTATTCAAGCAGTTTGGCAGTCAACTTTGAAGTAGTTCATGTGAATAaacttcaaaatttgtttttgacATTATTTTATCAACCACCAAAAAGAGGGAAATTTTTGGAACATTTAGTTTTGGTGTTTAATAAAAAGATAACTTAACTGATCACTAGCCAAGCAGAAACTGAAATCAATAACATAGCTGATCGCTAGCCCAAGTTGATTAAAGGACTCCGATTTAATTCAAACCGACACGCTATCACTTTTTACAAAATAGATTCAAAGACCTTTTTGATCAGTGATTAAAAATCTGAACATAAAGTCATATAGttttttgtttgtacctgtaaCGACGCTCACTTACTACTAAAGACATTGGATTTAAACACCTATGTTTTAGgatgcggaaaataaaatttttctatctAACTAAATccatatttcttaaattttaaactcaataaaacttacatatagttttcgaaaattctcaataattaaaccttaaaaattcaagataaaaACAATTCAAACACTGAGTATTTTGAAGTGTAAAAATGATTCACATCaacattcataaaatattttaaaacacccaaagaaataatttgtttcccaaccaaaaatacaataaaataaataagagtACTAAATCAGTTTTAACATGCATAAAGCTCATAAAATGCAAGACCATCGGGCGTGCACCGCTTATGTCCGAGCTTGCTCAACTGTCATCACCTCCATCCTCCTCAACAATGTCATCTGCATCAATCAActctagtgaatctaaagacttaGCACGCATAAACCGTGAATAATgaatactacataataaaaatagATGCATTTTAAGCATATTTGATACGTAAATtacataattataaataaatataacgcGATTTTCctaaataaacattttcataaaacatgCTGCTGCTACTTAAATTTTAATCCACACAAGTGTAgattgtctgcaagtaatatatttcgtaattACAATATCGATTTAgagaaatgttattttaagtttaaatttattaatttataaattacaaaatgcaaaaaagaaatttacaaattataaatttttcaatgctcaaagatttattcttggtttatgtaatattgtttaactaaaagtaaataAAAGAAACCActataaataatggttccaagaaaaaaaaattaaatatttaaacgcATACATAATATAGTATAGTTCTCACTATTAAAatatcgaattaaccgatattttatatatggtatctatagttatatatataattgtatatatattaaattgcataaagtaaatgttaaattaaataattatatttcatttagaacaatcgGCACAGCCACGTTAatgtctaaatgaaatatatgatttaataagttagatgcataaagtaaaagttagttgtgttaaagtaaaagttagatgaggaaagtaaaagttagttgttaagttaattaaacaatatgtattatttagaacaaccgataGAATCACGCTATCATCTAAATAAACatacaatttaattatatacatatacccacacataaataaatataatatccctCACTTATAAAAGTGTGGATTTAATAATTATAGTATAATGATATAGTATTCATTGTATCATATTAAAACagcaaatcaagataaccacttttATAGTATTAAGAATTTGATGTTAATTGATAATAAATACTCAAAATTATAcctacaaataaaaattaattagcaaaatcataataaaaaaaaagaagaatataCAAAACCGTAAACAATTTTACTTGACCAAAAATACAATCTTTTCACTTTGACATCAATAAATTTAACTTGCCataaattttcttgaatttaataGTGGGGAAGTTGTtaaaaaatcctcaatcaaaatatttctttgggttcactccctacccacaaaattgtggtactatgtcatacaaaatgtggtacacttcgtgtggaaatatgatattaaaaaagtatctagggactgaacacaaaaaaatcgaCTGCTGGGAGCGTTTCCATTTTCTTCTCTGAAAGCACTCTCTTTCCAAATTTCCGGTATCTCAACAAGAAGAAACACGAAGGAGGATGATTGCGAGTATCAATATTATCTCTTGCAACTTCTCTACTCTGCCATTCAAACCCAAttcttttctttcaaaatctCCATCTTATCCGAGAACCTCATCCTTTCTGTGTTCCAATCTGAAAAACAGCGAAAATATCTCCAGAATCTCTTCTTTTCTTCACAGGGAGAAGCCGCAGAAAAAGGGTCGCCTCCACACATGCCAGAGCTCATCCAACACTAAGATTCCACCGGACCCATCTCTTGTTTCTTCTTCGGAGGGGGAAGAAAATGAGAATCTTGTTGATGGAGTTGAAAATGGGGACGGTGGTAATGGGAGTGGGGAGGATAGGGATTGGACGACGTCGTTTCTGCTCTTTGCTTTCTGGGGTGGCCTAATGTACTATGTCTTCTTCCTCGCTCCTAACCAAACTCCGGTACAATTGCGTTGTTTTTGTTTCATCTTTTTTTTGGGCATCAGTCTGATTCTatgatgttttgattttgaacaaattTTAGGCGACGGATTCTTATTTCTTGAAAAAGCTGTTGAATTTGGAAGGCGATGATGGGTTCAAAATGAATGAAGTTTTAGTAGCTTTATGGTATATTATGGGACTGTGGCCTTTCGTGTACAGTATGCTTCTCCTTCCTACTGCTAGAAGGTACTCTATCCAAAACTTTTCTTCCAATGCTGGTAGGAGAATCAAGGTTGTGTGGTTATCTATCTCTGTTCTTCAAGTTCATAAAAATGGAAAGCATTTTTCCGGGCAACTTTTCGAAGAATTTCGAAGAAAAGAAACTAATCAAACCATGATTCTTGGGATTTTTTTCTCTTCCATTCTTATTTGTTATAAATCTAGAGAATGGAGTGGAATTGATTCATTTTTTGTTAAACTTTTTTATCTTTTGTCCGGGCTTCTAAAAAGCTCTAGGCTGACCGTCACCCACCCTTTACCATATTTCTCCGATAATCTTCTATATTTGATTCAAATACAAAGTCAATGTCATAATTTGTGATGTCCCGGACCGAAGAGGGCGAGGGTGATCGCCGATGCCACGAgtttgcacggacaatgagcggctcttggcaggcttctaggcgaagggaacatgaatgaaccgatctcgCACCGGAATGAGAGGAATTCCAAAACTGTGCAGGTatgggactgtgcagttgaggagggcttaaaagatttgatataatCATAtcagaaggtgcatcttcttttcggtagctcgtTATATAAGAACTCCAaggttaag
Proteins encoded in this window:
- the LOC140988924 gene encoding uncharacterized protein isoform X2, giving the protein MIASINIISCNFSTLPFKPNSFLSKSPSYPRTSSFLCSNLKNSENISRISSFLHREKPQKKGRLHTCQSSSNTKIPPDPSLVSSSEGEENENLVDGVENGDGGNGSGEDRDWTTSFLLFAFWGGLMYYVFFLAPNQTPATDSYFLKKLLNLEGDDGFKMNEVLVALWYIMGLWPFVYSMLLLPTARSSRSKIPLWPFLILSCFGGAYLLIPYFVLWRPPAPEVEESEIRRWPLNFLESKLTAGLTFTAGLAIIVYAMLSGGDVWKEFYQYFRGSKFIHITGIDFSLLSAFAPFWVYNDMTARKWDGKGSWLLPLSLIPFLGPALYLLLRPSLPVTSTSLEGASADDV
- the LOC140988924 gene encoding uncharacterized protein isoform X1; its protein translation is MIASINIISCNFSTLPFKPNSFLSKSPSYPRTSSFLCSNLKNSENISRISSFLHREKPQKKGRLHTCQSSSNTKIPPDPSLVSSSEGEENENLVDGVENGDGGNGSGEDRDWTTSFLLFAFWGGLMYYVFFLAPNQTPATDSYFLKKLLNLEGDDGFKMNEVLVALWYIMGLWPFVYSMLLLPTARSSSRSKIPLWPFLILSCFGGAYLLIPYFVLWRPPAPEVEESEIRRWPLNFLESKLTAGLTFTAGLAIIVYAMLSGGDVWKEFYQYFRGSKFIHITGIDFSLLSAFAPFWVYNDMTARKWDGKGSWLLPLSLIPFLGPALYLLLRPSLPVTSTSLEGASADDV